In Paenibacillus sp. FSL R7-0345, a single window of DNA contains:
- the ylbJ gene encoding sporulation integral membrane protein YlbJ encodes MTLKKLGSPLLGLLLAGCMVLMLMYPSGTLAAALRGLSIWWDVLFPSLFPFFVISEMLLGFGVVHLFGALLDPLMRPLFNIPGSGGFVAAMGYVSGYPVGAKLTAKLREQQLVSRAEGERLVAFTTSSDPIFLLGAVSVGFFHDASLGLVLALAHYGSGLIVGLLMSFHGRGDKYPEPPTAVHDRAEPQQQRGRLRLALSSMAEARRRDGRSFGELLKSAIQSSLQLIIVVGGLVVFFNVLMELLTRAGIMSVLFSVLGGVLSLAGFPAQLSAALASGFFEVTIGARSAGEAAASIPLQFKAATAAFILSWGGLSVHAQVASILNGTGLRYLPFLAARLVHGLLSAILLLVIWKPVTGSGLSAGFSALPVTAGLTASSGPAFGASLLLLVLLLGAALLLTLLVWLLRQLAQRLRQS; translated from the coding sequence ATGACTCTTAAAAAGCTTGGTAGTCCGCTGCTGGGCCTTCTTCTGGCCGGCTGTATGGTGCTGATGCTGATGTACCCGTCAGGGACCCTTGCCGCAGCGCTGCGCGGGCTGTCCATCTGGTGGGACGTGCTCTTCCCCTCGCTGTTTCCGTTTTTCGTCATTTCCGAAATGCTGCTGGGCTTCGGCGTGGTTCACTTGTTCGGGGCACTGCTCGACCCGCTGATGCGCCCGCTGTTCAACATCCCCGGCAGCGGCGGATTTGTGGCGGCAATGGGCTATGTGTCCGGGTACCCCGTCGGCGCCAAACTAACCGCGAAGCTGCGCGAGCAGCAGCTCGTAAGCCGGGCTGAAGGGGAGCGGCTGGTTGCCTTCACCACTTCCTCAGACCCGATATTCCTGCTGGGTGCCGTGTCTGTCGGCTTTTTCCACGATGCCTCGTTAGGGCTAGTGCTGGCCCTTGCCCATTATGGCAGCGGATTAATCGTCGGCCTGCTGATGTCCTTTCACGGCCGGGGGGACAAGTATCCGGAACCGCCGACAGCAGTCCATGACAGGGCGGAGCCTCAGCAGCAGCGGGGACGGCTCCGCCTGGCGCTAAGCTCCATGGCTGAAGCCCGGCGCAGGGACGGGCGGAGCTTCGGGGAGCTGCTGAAGAGCGCAATCCAGTCCTCACTGCAGCTTATTATTGTCGTCGGCGGACTGGTTGTATTCTTCAATGTCCTGATGGAGCTGCTTACCCGCGCAGGCATTATGTCAGTATTGTTCAGTGTGCTGGGCGGCGTACTGTCCCTGGCCGGATTTCCTGCGCAGCTGTCGGCAGCGCTGGCCAGCGGATTCTTTGAAGTCACAATCGGCGCCCGTTCGGCCGGCGAAGCAGCAGCCTCAATCCCTCTGCAGTTCAAGGCAGCGACGGCCGCCTTCATCCTGTCCTGGGGAGGCCTGTCCGTTCACGCCCAGGTAGCCAGTATACTGAACGGCACCGGGCTGCGCTATCTGCCCTTCCTGGCCGCGCGGCTGGTCCACGGCCTGCTGTCGGCAATCCTGCTGCTGGTGATCTGGAAGCCGGTTACCGGCTCGGGACTTTCTGCAGGCTTCAGCGCTTTGCCGGTTACCGCCGGATTAACGGCATCGTCCGGCCCGGCCTTTGGCGCCAGCCTTCTTCTGCTCGTATTGCTGCTGGGAGCCGCCCTGCTGCTGACGCTGCTCGTCTGGCTGCTCCGGCAGCTGGCGCAGCGCCTGCGGCAGTCATGA
- a CDS encoding NAD kinase, translated as MRYYVLDRGDELSIKLAEQFHKLAAERSLVLDAESPEIVISIGGDGTMLHAFHTFIDQIPNLAFVGVHTGHLGFYADWQAEELPALIDHMCGTTDLPPHKPRIVRYPLLELEIHKKSGSTSHIALNEFTLKGVDGTVVIQVDINDDNFEMFRGDGLCVSTPSGSTAYNKSLGGAMMHPSIDALQISEIASINNRVFRTMGSPLLLPKHHHCDIFSRKNQRLLLTVDHINIPVDDLISVRCQVSDKKISFARYRPFPFWNRVREAFLI; from the coding sequence TTGAGATATTATGTTCTGGACCGCGGAGACGAATTGTCCATCAAACTTGCGGAGCAGTTTCACAAGCTGGCGGCGGAGCGCAGCCTGGTACTGGATGCCGAGTCCCCGGAAATCGTCATTTCAATTGGCGGAGACGGAACCATGCTGCATGCTTTTCACACGTTTATTGATCAGATCCCTAATCTTGCATTTGTCGGTGTGCATACCGGGCATCTGGGCTTTTATGCCGACTGGCAGGCGGAAGAGCTGCCTGCCCTGATCGACCATATGTGCGGGACGACAGATCTGCCCCCGCACAAGCCGCGTATCGTACGGTACCCGCTGCTTGAGCTGGAGATCCATAAGAAGTCCGGGTCCACCTCCCATATTGCACTGAACGAATTCACGCTTAAGGGTGTTGACGGGACAGTGGTCATCCAGGTGGACATCAATGACGATAACTTTGAGATGTTCCGCGGCGACGGATTGTGCGTTTCCACACCGTCAGGCAGCACTGCTTATAATAAAAGCCTGGGCGGTGCCATGATGCATCCTTCCATTGATGCGCTGCAGATTTCCGAGATTGCCTCCATCAACAACCGCGTGTTCCGCACGATGGGCTCGCCGCTTTTGCTGCCCAAGCACCATCACTGCGACATTTTTTCACGCAAAAACCAGCGCCTGCTGCTGACGGTCGATCACATTAACATTCCTGTCGATGATCTGATCTCCGTGCGCTGCCAGGTATCAGACAAAAAAATCAGCTTTGCCAGATACCGCCCCTTCCCATTTTGGAACCGTGTCCGTGAAGCCTTTCTGATCTAG
- a CDS encoding stalk domain-containing protein, with translation MKKISAILGTSLLALALAVPAFAAEKPISVYVNGTNLTFPAGAPYLDNNSVLVPFRVVFEKLGMQVLWDAATGTVTGTSDSLTISLKIGSKLATVNGTVKKLTVAPVSSNGTTYIPLRFVAEATGGSAVWNASSRSVQITTAVSTAASDEKAITALINQAIQYYNDEKAVSYYSLMDDADTFTDQVSSLNNYFKNYDIKTTVEALKVLSIQGDEATAYTVEKEVRTGGYYLPDERSEYLYSLVRKNGVWKIYDISVENRTVLLTKEQAMKTVDIVQGHATAIKDNLAKYFQAMSAKNTDAVMALMSTYGEDYDTDTKESLQEFFDQTDLSYTLNNSNIYYYASGEAAIYAETTVKDAQTGESVEQPMLFIFYQTPAGGWTIDDFYYLD, from the coding sequence TTGAAAAAAATATCTGCCATACTCGGGACCAGTCTGCTGGCCCTCGCTCTTGCGGTCCCGGCATTTGCCGCCGAAAAGCCGATTTCCGTCTATGTTAACGGCACTAATCTTACCTTCCCTGCCGGCGCGCCTTACCTCGACAACAACTCCGTACTGGTGCCCTTCCGGGTCGTATTTGAAAAGCTTGGCATGCAGGTACTCTGGGATGCTGCAACCGGCACCGTCACCGGAACAAGCGACAGCCTCACCATTTCACTGAAGATTGGCAGCAAGCTGGCCACCGTCAACGGCACAGTCAAGAAGCTGACAGTTGCCCCTGTATCCAGCAACGGAACAACCTATATCCCCCTCCGCTTTGTCGCTGAGGCTACCGGCGGCTCCGCAGTCTGGAATGCTTCCAGCAGAAGCGTGCAGATTACAACTGCAGTATCCACCGCAGCAAGCGACGAAAAGGCAATCACAGCACTGATTAATCAGGCAATCCAGTATTACAATGACGAGAAAGCCGTCAGCTACTACAGCCTTATGGATGATGCAGACACCTTTACTGACCAGGTTAGCTCGCTTAATAATTATTTCAAGAACTATGATATCAAAACAACGGTCGAAGCCCTCAAGGTGCTCAGCATCCAGGGTGATGAGGCTACTGCCTACACGGTTGAAAAAGAGGTCCGGACCGGCGGATATTATCTGCCTGACGAACGGAGCGAATACCTGTACAGTCTTGTCCGCAAGAACGGGGTATGGAAGATTTACGATATTTCCGTTGAGAACAGAACGGTATTGTTAACCAAAGAGCAGGCCATGAAGACCGTCGACATTGTGCAGGGCCATGCCACTGCTATTAAAGATAATCTCGCTAAATATTTCCAGGCGATGTCGGCTAAAAATACCGATGCCGTAATGGCCCTCATGTCGACCTACGGTGAAGATTACGATACGGATACTAAAGAATCGCTGCAGGAATTCTTTGATCAGACTGATCTCAGCTACACTTTAAATAATTCCAATATTTATTACTACGCTTCCGGTGAGGCAGCCATCTATGCGGAAACTACGGTTAAGGATGCCCAGACCGGTGAAAGCGTAGAGCAGCCCATGCTGTTCATCTTCTATCAGACTCCGGCGGGCGGCTGGACGATTGATGATTTCTACTATCTTGATTAA
- a CDS encoding S41 family peptidase: MKPAKLISAVVSGCLAMSLLFSPAALAADNTQAASTNELINEIMQYLEAYNVEGVDRDTLIRGAIDGMVNTLEDPYSVYFSKEEAAEFEHQVDLEYVGIGIRMVYIPTSKELYIEEVLPGSPAEQAGLKRGDTIVKINGVAISDTSGDELGGAAGTKVTLLISRNGASKTIVVTRNSITSASVTGQIIGGNTAYIALTGFSQTADEEFAKVLANMRTAGMKSLVLDLRDNTGGYMDSAYNIASMFMDSGIMMYTSDQSGALTPVTITAGSKIGVPVVVLTNEYTASASEALTGALRDNKLATIVGTRSYGKARIQSLLPVSNGDMLKLTTMKYLTPNKEDFNHIGLAPDIEIDGSKTAQLVTALRIAGLTTITLAGDNHILDVNGHAFAGNLGLLKQNNKVYASARVLAALVESDLTWDSKNKKAVFTNGAGKAFGFTLASQEAVSKNSETLIDVSAFAKKFPSLTWSYNATANQLKLSVK; encoded by the coding sequence ATGAAACCGGCAAAATTAATCTCTGCTGTCGTGAGCGGCTGTCTGGCCATGTCTCTCCTGTTCTCACCGGCAGCCCTCGCAGCGGACAATACACAAGCAGCCTCTACTAACGAATTGATTAATGAAATCATGCAGTATCTGGAAGCTTATAATGTAGAGGGAGTTGACCGGGATACACTGATCCGCGGCGCTATTGACGGAATGGTTAATACCCTGGAAGATCCCTACAGCGTTTATTTCTCCAAAGAGGAAGCCGCTGAATTCGAACATCAGGTTGATCTGGAATATGTCGGAATCGGCATCAGAATGGTGTACATTCCTACTTCCAAAGAGCTATACATTGAGGAAGTTTTGCCAGGTTCACCGGCTGAGCAAGCCGGACTTAAGCGCGGAGACACAATTGTAAAAATCAATGGTGTAGCAATCAGCGACACCTCCGGCGATGAGCTCGGCGGCGCAGCCGGAACAAAGGTTACCCTGCTGATCAGCAGAAACGGAGCCAGCAAAACCATTGTCGTAACAAGAAATTCCATCACCAGCGCATCGGTTACCGGCCAGATTATTGGCGGGAATACCGCCTATATCGCCCTTACCGGCTTCAGCCAGACCGCTGATGAGGAATTTGCCAAGGTGCTCGCCAATATGCGGACTGCCGGAATGAAATCGCTGGTTCTCGACCTCCGCGATAATACCGGCGGCTACATGGATTCCGCTTATAACATCGCCTCGATGTTCATGGATTCCGGCATTATGATGTACACCTCTGACCAGAGTGGTGCCCTTACGCCGGTAACCATTACTGCAGGCAGCAAAATCGGTGTACCTGTAGTTGTCCTGACCAACGAGTACACAGCCAGCGCTTCTGAAGCACTGACCGGCGCCCTGCGTGATAACAAGCTGGCAACCATTGTCGGTACGCGCTCCTACGGTAAAGCCCGGATTCAGAGCCTGCTGCCTGTATCAAACGGTGATATGCTGAAGCTGACTACAATGAAATATCTGACCCCGAATAAAGAAGATTTTAACCATATCGGTCTCGCACCTGACATCGAAATTGATGGCAGCAAAACAGCACAGCTGGTTACCGCTCTGCGGATTGCCGGATTGACTACAATTACACTGGCAGGTGACAACCACATCCTGGATGTAAATGGTCATGCTTTTGCCGGAAACCTCGGACTGCTGAAACAGAATAACAAGGTATATGCTTCAGCACGCGTGCTTGCTGCACTTGTAGAAAGCGATCTTACCTGGGATTCCAAGAACAAAAAAGCTGTATTTACAAACGGAGCCGGCAAAGCTTTCGGATTCACACTGGCCTCCCAAGAAGCGGTATCCAAGAATAGTGAAACTCTGATTGATGTAAGTGCGTTCGCGAAGAAATTCCCGTCCCTTACCTGGAGCTATAACGCAACAGCCAATCAGCTGAAATTATCCGTAAAATAA
- a CDS encoding YutD family protein, with the protein MIVIGGKGYELMLDHKDGWNPEAFRGRYSEVLDRYDYIIGDWGYSQLRLKGFFRDNHPKVNRDTAISGMVDYINEYCNFGCAYFVLHKLKEMPKEGEFKDILIKEAPEPASADSQSEQTETTEPAPQVRVHREGPKKSADRNKDGGSGKEHGGKERPVREHQSRNHRNKEAQGKKHHKDAQGRQHNNNHNQNQPQNQNQNQNQNQNKDKDQSNNPAN; encoded by the coding sequence TTGATCGTTATAGGTGGAAAAGGCTACGAGCTGATGCTCGATCATAAAGACGGCTGGAACCCGGAGGCATTCCGCGGGCGATACAGCGAAGTGCTGGACCGTTATGATTATATTATTGGTGACTGGGGCTATAGCCAGCTGCGGCTAAAGGGCTTTTTCCGGGATAATCATCCTAAGGTGAACCGGGATACGGCAATTTCCGGCATGGTGGATTATATCAATGAATACTGCAACTTCGGCTGCGCTTATTTTGTACTGCATAAATTAAAAGAAATGCCGAAAGAAGGGGAATTCAAGGATATTCTGATCAAGGAAGCTCCTGAACCGGCTTCAGCGGATTCTCAGTCAGAGCAGACGGAGACGACGGAACCCGCGCCGCAAGTAAGAGTGCACCGGGAAGGTCCCAAGAAATCTGCAGACCGTAACAAGGACGGCGGCTCAGGCAAGGAGCACGGAGGCAAAGAACGGCCCGTGCGTGAGCATCAGAGCCGGAATCACCGGAATAAAGAGGCGCAGGGCAAGAAGCACCATAAGGATGCCCAGGGCAGACAGCATAATAATAATCACAACCAGAATCAGCCGCAAAACCAGAACCAGAACCAAAATCAGAATCAAAACAAGGACAAGGATCAATCGAACAATCCTGCCAATTAA
- a CDS encoding M23 family metallopeptidase, translated as MLCSTGQAAAAASAPAVQSGLSPAAGKADVAAARKELYEQMSAATGIPWFRLAAIDQYERTIAKKKSGTSAPDSSRITGIQIPAPVWSGPLNPDQGDTSPESISFFGGMGVDGSGDGIADPANDADLLYSMARHLLKYGTSASDFSIGIWEYYHNGRAAQRVGQFAKLYEHFGRLDLAGSAFPLPLSNSYSYRSTWGTGRSWGGARIHEGTDLFAPNGMPVRSTCFGIVETKGWNRYGGWRIGIRDIENRYHYYAHLSGYDKSVERGDIVTPGQTIGWVGSSGYGSPGTQGKFPPHLHYGIYRDRGITEWAFDPYPLLKQWENQEYRARKTKKIK; from the coding sequence ATGCTGTGTAGTACGGGCCAGGCAGCTGCTGCTGCCTCTGCTCCGGCAGTGCAATCCGGCCTTTCACCTGCAGCCGGCAAAGCAGATGTGGCAGCTGCGCGGAAAGAACTGTATGAACAGATGAGTGCAGCGACCGGAATCCCGTGGTTCCGTTTGGCTGCCATTGACCAATACGAGCGGACTATCGCTAAGAAGAAATCCGGCACTTCAGCTCCGGATAGTTCCCGGATTACCGGCATTCAGATCCCTGCTCCGGTATGGTCCGGACCGCTGAATCCGGATCAGGGTGACACCTCGCCGGAATCCATCTCCTTTTTTGGCGGGATGGGTGTAGACGGCTCCGGAGACGGCATCGCCGACCCGGCTAACGATGCGGATCTGCTCTACAGCATGGCCAGACATTTGCTGAAATACGGCACCTCTGCCAGCGACTTCAGTATCGGCATCTGGGAATATTATCATAACGGCCGTGCCGCCCAGCGGGTTGGACAGTTCGCCAAATTGTACGAGCATTTCGGGCGGCTTGATCTGGCCGGCAGCGCCTTTCCGCTGCCGCTCAGCAACTCCTATTCGTACCGCAGTACCTGGGGAACGGGCAGAAGCTGGGGGGGAGCACGTATTCATGAAGGGACAGACCTGTTCGCCCCGAACGGAATGCCGGTCCGCAGCACCTGCTTCGGCATTGTCGAGACCAAGGGCTGGAACCGCTACGGTGGCTGGCGGATCGGCATCCGCGATATCGAAAACCGCTACCATTACTACGCCCATTTATCCGGTTATGATAAGTCTGTTGAACGCGGGGATATTGTAACACCGGGCCAGACCATCGGCTGGGTCGGCAGCTCCGGCTACGGCAGCCCGGGAACCCAGGGCAAGTTCCCGCCGCATCTGCACTACGGCATCTATCGTGACCGGGGCATTACGGAATGGGCCTTTGACCCGTATCCGCTGCTGAAGCAATGGGAGAACCAGGAGTACCGGGCCCGCAAAACCAAGAAAATCAAATAA
- a CDS encoding glycoside hydrolase family 13 protein, with protein MPTSWFFHHTADDPFAFPAGTGALKLRLFVPAGRQLSCTVIHSDRYDSPGSEQPLLMERIGSAGAYEIHEAVILTETGRCRYVFHAADPAGNYVWYGERGTAVNREHAGAFQYAYMHRPEALSLPSWSSGTVVYQIYPSSYNQGTLQGITDKIPYLQELGVTAIYMTPIFESPSEHKYNTSDYYRIDPAFGTAEDLKKLVEEAHRHGIRVLLDAVFNHAGDTFFAFRDVLEKGEESRYKDWFFIHSYPVSRQPVPTYETFAKAEAHMPKLNMDNPATADYMIAVAKHWVREAGIDGWRLDVANEVNPQFWTRLRRELKAEFPELLLIGEIMHASGPWLRGDQFDGGMNYVLREAVLEFFALQSAGPARFMEQLLHIEALYNDQANSAMFQLLGSHDTERFLTACKENGRGWDRQGTALARMKLAVFFQMTYIGIPMIYYGDEAGMEGATDPHCRKPMLWQEQDRNTGLFEWYKTLIALRKQHLILQNGAFRPWFTDEVRGVLGFVRRLEQDKIAVLINNSPNAYQLELNSIRSDKIVLTDLISGLTIRNAGKMIVELEPFGCMLLY; from the coding sequence ATGCCAACAAGCTGGTTCTTCCACCATACTGCTGATGATCCCTTTGCCTTTCCCGCCGGAACAGGCGCACTGAAGCTGCGACTGTTCGTACCCGCCGGCCGGCAGCTGAGCTGCACCGTCATTCATTCCGACCGCTATGATTCGCCCGGGAGTGAGCAGCCGCTGCTGATGGAGCGGATCGGCTCAGCCGGAGCTTATGAGATTCATGAAGCAGTTATTCTGACCGAAACGGGCAGATGCCGTTATGTGTTCCATGCGGCTGATCCGGCGGGAAATTATGTCTGGTACGGAGAGCGGGGAACGGCCGTAAACCGGGAGCATGCCGGAGCTTTTCAATATGCCTATATGCACCGTCCCGAAGCGCTGTCCTTACCGTCATGGAGCAGCGGGACGGTTGTGTACCAAATCTATCCCAGCAGCTATAATCAAGGCACCTTGCAGGGTATTACGGATAAAATCCCTTACCTGCAGGAGCTGGGTGTAACAGCCATCTATATGACTCCGATTTTTGAATCCCCCTCCGAGCATAAATATAATACTTCCGATTATTACAGGATTGACCCGGCCTTCGGAACGGCAGAGGATCTGAAGAAGCTGGTGGAGGAAGCGCACCGGCACGGAATCCGGGTGCTGTTGGATGCGGTGTTTAATCATGCCGGAGATACTTTTTTTGCGTTCAGGGATGTACTTGAAAAGGGGGAGGAGTCGCGTTATAAAGACTGGTTCTTTATCCATTCTTATCCGGTCAGCCGTCAGCCGGTTCCAACCTATGAAACCTTTGCCAAAGCCGAAGCACATATGCCCAAGCTGAACATGGATAATCCTGCAACTGCTGATTACATGATTGCTGTAGCAAAACACTGGGTACGTGAGGCAGGAATTGACGGCTGGCGGCTTGATGTGGCGAATGAGGTGAACCCGCAGTTCTGGACACGGCTGCGCCGGGAGCTCAAGGCGGAATTTCCCGAACTGCTGCTGATCGGGGAGATTATGCATGCGTCAGGCCCCTGGTTAAGGGGCGACCAGTTCGACGGCGGGATGAACTATGTGCTGCGGGAAGCGGTGCTGGAGTTTTTTGCGCTGCAGTCGGCCGGACCGGCGCGCTTTATGGAGCAGCTGCTGCATATAGAAGCACTGTACAATGACCAGGCTAATTCAGCTATGTTCCAGCTGCTGGGCAGTCATGATACCGAGCGTTTTTTAACGGCCTGCAAGGAGAATGGACGCGGCTGGGACCGGCAGGGAACCGCACTGGCCCGGATGAAGCTGGCTGTCTTTTTTCAGATGACTTACATTGGTATACCGATGATCTATTACGGGGATGAGGCGGGTATGGAGGGGGCGACTGACCCGCACTGCCGCAAGCCGATGTTATGGCAGGAACAGGACAGGAACACCGGGCTGTTTGAATGGTACAAAACGCTGATTGCTTTGCGCAAACAGCATCTAATCCTGCAAAACGGCGCATTCCGCCCCTGGTTCACAGATGAGGTCCGTGGGGTCCTGGGGTTTGTGCGCCGCCTGGAACAGGATAAAATCGCTGTTCTGATTAATAATTCACCTAACGCCTACCAGCTCGAGCTGAACAGTATCCGTTCTGACAAAATAGTGCTGACCGATCTGATTAGCGGGCTGACCATCCGCAATGCCGGCAAAATGATTGTAGAGCTTGAGCCGTTCGGCTGTATGCTGCTGTATTAG
- a CDS encoding alpha/beta fold hydrolase: MDSCLFIHGFTGGEYEISPLSQFMERNDYRSRTFTLKGHGGGRQELKQSDRFGWLQSAEEELNKLLEQQEPVHLIGFSTGALIASHLSVQYRTSVKSLTLLSAPVFPLNPLEILRTLGDPAMLRNYFSKFGTTPPKATREFQRLVRESFDIYPQITAPTLIVQGTRDHLVKTKSAGYLEQAIPAGQKQVLMVKDSGHMVCHCGDQERVMQEVLHFIRQA; this comes from the coding sequence ATGGACAGCTGTTTATTCATTCACGGCTTTACCGGCGGAGAATATGAGATCTCCCCGTTATCACAGTTTATGGAGCGGAATGATTACCGTTCACGGACCTTTACGCTTAAGGGCCATGGCGGCGGCAGGCAGGAGCTCAAGCAGTCCGACAGATTCGGCTGGCTGCAGAGCGCTGAGGAGGAATTGAACAAGCTGCTGGAGCAGCAGGAGCCGGTGCATCTGATCGGATTCTCAACCGGTGCGCTGATTGCCTCCCATTTGTCTGTACAGTACCGGACAAGCGTCAAGTCACTAACTCTGCTGTCAGCACCTGTCTTCCCGCTCAACCCGCTGGAGATCCTGAGAACACTTGGCGATCCGGCGATGCTCCGTAATTATTTCAGCAAGTTTGGCACTACGCCGCCTAAAGCAACCCGGGAATTCCAGCGTCTGGTCCGCGAAAGCTTTGATATCTATCCGCAGATTACAGCTCCAACCCTGATTGTGCAGGGGACAAGGGATCATCTGGTAAAGACCAAAAGTGCAGGATATCTGGAGCAGGCGATTCCGGCGGGACAGAAGCAGGTGCTGATGGTCAAAGACAGCGGTCATATGGTGTGCCATTGCGGCGATCAGGAACGGGTAATGCAGGAGGTGCTGCACTTTATCCGGCAGGCGTGA
- a CDS encoding DUF6385 domain-containing protein has translation MPNYSSFQSNPDNLRTLIFGRDPSTLNDLPLTTDTSGNLTTVILGGTITSVLGATITAGTLSSAGTVTNILNGTITSVLGATITAGTLSSAGTVTNILNGTITSVLGATITAGTLSSAGTVTNILNGTITSVLGATITAGTLSSAGTVTNLLDGTITSVLGATITAGTLSSAGTVTNLLDGTITSVLGATITAGTLSSAGTVTNLLDGTITSVLGATITAGTLSSAGTVTNLLDGTITSVLGATITAGTLSSAGTVTNLLDGTITSVLGATITAGTVTNLLDGTITSVLGATITAGTLSSAGTVTNLLNGTITSVLGATITAGTLTNLLDGTITSVLGATITAGSLTSAGTVTNLLNGTITSVLGATITAGSLTSAGTVTNLLNGTITSVLGATITAGTLSSVTSISQRSFIEQATLAIPTADAYTPLPANTTSVLGTYSYFILNTGPNPVNTRVEISADGTNYFVDTTGDNPLPAGSVDVIVPARFLKYTRLSYQSATPGAASTINVIFDAQGT, from the coding sequence GTGCCGAATTATAGTTCGTTTCAATCCAACCCGGATAATCTGCGTACGCTGATTTTTGGCCGGGACCCGTCCACCTTAAATGATCTGCCGCTGACTACAGACACAAGCGGAAACCTGACCACCGTCATATTGGGCGGAACCATCACCAGTGTCCTTGGCGCTACAATTACCGCCGGTACATTGTCCTCCGCTGGTACGGTAACCAACATTCTAAACGGGACCATTACCAGCGTGCTTGGCGCTACCATTACCGCTGGTACATTGTCCTCCGCTGGTACGGTAACCAACATTCTAAACGGGACCATTACCAGCGTGCTTGGGGCTACCATTACTGCAGGTACATTGTCCTCCGCTGGTACGGTAACCAACATTCTGAACGGGACCATCACCAGCGTGCTTGGAGCTACAATTACCGCTGGTACACTGTCCTCTGCTGGTACAGTAACCAACCTGCTCGACGGGACCATCACCAGCGTGCTTGGGGCTACAATTACCGCTGGTACATTGTCCTCTGCTGGCACAGTAACTAACCTCTTGGATGGTACGATTACCAGCGTGCTTGGCGCTACCATCACTGCTGGTACATTGTCCTCTGCTGGCACAGTAACTAACCTCTTGGATGGTACGATTACCAGCGTGCTTGGCGCTACCATCACTGCTGGTACATTGTCTTCTGCTGGCACAGTAACTAACCTCTTGGATGGTACGATTACCAGCGTGCTTGGCGCTACCATTACTGCTGGTACATTGTCTTCTGCTGGCACAGTAACTAACCTCTTGGATGGCACGATCACCAGCGTGCTTGGCGCGACCATCACTGCTGGTACGGTAACCAATCTGCTTGACGGGACCATTACTAGTGTGCTTGGCGCTACGATTACCGCTGGTACATTGTCCTCCGCTGGCACAGTAACGAACCTCTTGAATGGTACGATCACAAGCGTGCTCGGAGCTACAATTACCGCTGGTACATTAACCAACCTACTTGACGGTACGATTACTAGCGTGCTTGGCGCAACTATCACTGCCGGTTCGCTGACCTCTGCCGGTACAGTAACCAATCTGTTAAACGGTACAATCACCAGTGTGCTCGGAGCTACCATCACTGCCGGTTCGCTGACCTCTGCCGGTACAGTAACCAATCTGTTAAACGGTACGATTACCAGCGTGCTTGGCGCTACGATTACTGCCGGTACGCTCAGCAGTGTAACCTCCATTTCACAGCGCAGCTTTATTGAACAGGCCACACTGGCCATCCCGACCGCTGATGCCTACACGCCTCTGCCGGCTAATACAACAAGCGTGCTTGGCACCTACTCCTATTTCATCTTGAATACCGGGCCCAATCCGGTGAACACGCGGGTGGAGATCAGCGCGGATGGAACAAACTATTTTGTCGATACCACCGGAGATAATCCGCTGCCTGCCGGTTCGGTAGATGTCATTGTGCCGGCCCGCTTCCTCAAATACACCCGTCTCTCGTATCAATCGGCAACACCGGGTGCAGCTTCAACGATTAATGTCATTTTTGACGCCCAGGGAACGTAA